The proteins below come from a single Triticum aestivum cultivar Chinese Spring chromosome 5D, IWGSC CS RefSeq v2.1, whole genome shotgun sequence genomic window:
- the LOC123123745 gene encoding uncharacterized protein isoform X2: MASPPSPPPPPPAPTTIFDLGDDLLRQILLRLPALPILVRAACACRAFRRAARTFPSFRRSFRERHAPPVLALFLEPNMEVVPLHPCPWRRRDPDLVAADFFDVRHGDALSSGWKINSETPSSGGYLILDNWSEGAQRGAAYSPLTQVLDLFLDLPPVGKIYLEFYTLLPEDGRRPSRVVCVRVDGQRAERAAVFSSDTMEWQIFPETTLQLTVSDRLRASGVVHGLVYWRGWMYDQIVVLDTATFQFSLIDLPTPLKPELGESTYKLGETKDGKLCIVDIKDNTIVSWFLDNGSVIERWISYKNFPLRPIVRELTGCSMEEEDYCNVNVDLVAVIDGFVYICIFYLKDTEYCESYLSICLETSDMCELYNGAYRHNEAAHPYVMAWPPSLVQSKEESETEDDDPKDTEETSSVLIAALQSFSHALMNADKEKEIVAELDAFLRPTEDGKGSLISRIATLDAKMTTVRNRILRISE; encoded by the exons ATGGCCTCCCCGccctccccaccgccgccgccgcccgctcccacCACCATATTCGATCTCGGCGACGACCTCCTCCGccagatcctcctccgcctccccgcccTCCCGATCCTCGTCCGCGCCGCCTGCGCCTGCCGCGCCTtccgccgcgccgcccgcacgTTCCCCTCCTTCCGCCGCAGCTTCCGCGAGCGCCACGCGCCGCCCGTGCTCGCGCTCTTCCTCGAGCCCAACATGGAGGTCGTCCCGCTCCACCCCTGCCCCTGGCGCCGCCGCgacccggacctcgtcgccgccgATTTCTTTGACGTCCGCCACGGCGACGCCCTCTCCTCCGGGTGGAAGATCAATTCCGAGACTCCTAGCTCCGGCGGCTACCTCATCCTCGACAACTGGAGCGAGGGCGCTCAGCGGGGAGCCGCCTACAGCCCGCTGACGCAGGTCCTGGATCTGTTCCTCGATCTGCCGCCGGTGGGAAAGATCTACCTTGAATTCTACACGCTCCTCCCCGAAGACGGCCGGAGGCCGTCCCGCGTGGTCTGTGTGCGTGTAGACGGCCAACGGGCGGAGCGGGCCGCCGTCTTCTCATCGGACACCATGGAGTGGCAAATTTTCCCGGAGACTACGCTGCAGCTGACTGTATCTGACAGGCTCAGGGCCAGCGGAGTGGTGCATGGGCTCGTTTACTGGAGAGGCTGGATGTATGACCAAATCGTGGTGCTCGACACCGCCACCTTTCAGTTCTCTCTAATCGATCTGCCCACGCCTTTGAAACCGGAGTTGGGTGAATCAACATATAAGCTTGGTGAGACCAAGGATGGGAAGCTCTGCATCGTAGATATAAAGGATAACACTATTGTTTCTTGGTTCCTGGACAATGGCAGTGTCATAGAGAGATGGATTTCCTACAAGAATTTCCCATTGCGCCCAATTGTTAGGGAGCTCACTGGGTGCTCAATGGAGGAAGAGGATTATTGTAATGTCAACGTGGACCTAGTGGCAGTTATCGATGGCTTTGTCTACATCTGTATTTTCTACCTCAAGGACACAGAATATTGTGAGTCGTACCTGTCAATATGCCTGGAAACATCAGATATGTGCGAGCTCTATAATGGTGCATATCGGCATAATGAGGCGGCCCATCCCTATGTCATGGCATGGcctccctctttggtgcaaagcaAG GAGGAATCAGAAACTGAAGATGATGATCCCAAGGACACAGAAGAAACTTCCTCTGTCCTCATCGCTGCACTGCAGTCTTTCAGCCATGCTTTGATGAATGCTGATAAAGAAAAAGAAATCGTGGCAGAGTTAGATGCCTTCTTGCGTCCCACCGAAGATGGCAAGGGCTCTCTTATCAGCAGAATCGCTACTTTGGATGCGAAGATGACGACCGTGAGGAACCGTATCCTGAGGATAAGTGAATGA
- the LOC123123745 gene encoding uncharacterized protein isoform X1, with amino-acid sequence MASPPSPPPPPPAPTTIFDLGDDLLRQILLRLPALPILVRAACACRAFRRAARTFPSFRRSFRERHAPPVLALFLEPNMEVVPLHPCPWRRRDPDLVAADFFDVRHGDALSSGWKINSETPSSGGYLILDNWSEGAQRGAAYSPLTQVLDLFLDLPPVGKIYLEFYTLLPEDGRRPSRVVCVRVDGQRAERAAVFSSDTMEWQIFPETTLQLTVSDRLRASGVVHGLVYWRGWMYDQIVVLDTATFQFSLIDLPTPLKPELGESTYKLGETKDGKLCIVDIKDNTIVSWFLDNGSVIERWISYKNFPLRPIVRELTGCSMEEEDYCNVNVDLVAVIDGFVYICIFYLKDTEYCESYLSICLETSDMCELYNGAYRHNEAAHPYVMAWPPSLVQSKQEESETEDDDPKDTEETSSVLIAALQSFSHALMNADKEKEIVAELDAFLRPTEDGKGSLISRIATLDAKMTTVRNRILRISE; translated from the exons ATGGCCTCCCCGccctccccaccgccgccgccgcccgctcccacCACCATATTCGATCTCGGCGACGACCTCCTCCGccagatcctcctccgcctccccgcccTCCCGATCCTCGTCCGCGCCGCCTGCGCCTGCCGCGCCTtccgccgcgccgcccgcacgTTCCCCTCCTTCCGCCGCAGCTTCCGCGAGCGCCACGCGCCGCCCGTGCTCGCGCTCTTCCTCGAGCCCAACATGGAGGTCGTCCCGCTCCACCCCTGCCCCTGGCGCCGCCGCgacccggacctcgtcgccgccgATTTCTTTGACGTCCGCCACGGCGACGCCCTCTCCTCCGGGTGGAAGATCAATTCCGAGACTCCTAGCTCCGGCGGCTACCTCATCCTCGACAACTGGAGCGAGGGCGCTCAGCGGGGAGCCGCCTACAGCCCGCTGACGCAGGTCCTGGATCTGTTCCTCGATCTGCCGCCGGTGGGAAAGATCTACCTTGAATTCTACACGCTCCTCCCCGAAGACGGCCGGAGGCCGTCCCGCGTGGTCTGTGTGCGTGTAGACGGCCAACGGGCGGAGCGGGCCGCCGTCTTCTCATCGGACACCATGGAGTGGCAAATTTTCCCGGAGACTACGCTGCAGCTGACTGTATCTGACAGGCTCAGGGCCAGCGGAGTGGTGCATGGGCTCGTTTACTGGAGAGGCTGGATGTATGACCAAATCGTGGTGCTCGACACCGCCACCTTTCAGTTCTCTCTAATCGATCTGCCCACGCCTTTGAAACCGGAGTTGGGTGAATCAACATATAAGCTTGGTGAGACCAAGGATGGGAAGCTCTGCATCGTAGATATAAAGGATAACACTATTGTTTCTTGGTTCCTGGACAATGGCAGTGTCATAGAGAGATGGATTTCCTACAAGAATTTCCCATTGCGCCCAATTGTTAGGGAGCTCACTGGGTGCTCAATGGAGGAAGAGGATTATTGTAATGTCAACGTGGACCTAGTGGCAGTTATCGATGGCTTTGTCTACATCTGTATTTTCTACCTCAAGGACACAGAATATTGTGAGTCGTACCTGTCAATATGCCTGGAAACATCAGATATGTGCGAGCTCTATAATGGTGCATATCGGCATAATGAGGCGGCCCATCCCTATGTCATGGCATGGcctccctctttggtgcaaagcaAG CAGGAGGAATCAGAAACTGAAGATGATGATCCCAAGGACACAGAAGAAACTTCCTCTGTCCTCATCGCTGCACTGCAGTCTTTCAGCCATGCTTTGATGAATGCTGATAAAGAAAAAGAAATCGTGGCAGAGTTAGATGCCTTCTTGCGTCCCACCGAAGATGGCAAGGGCTCTCTTATCAGCAGAATCGCTACTTTGGATGCGAAGATGACGACCGTGAGGAACCGTATCCTGAGGATAAGTGAATGA